The following are encoded in a window of Abditibacteriota bacterium genomic DNA:
- a CDS encoding glycoside hydrolase family 127 protein, whose product MNYKTDPVMKPYSRAAYRFGGITRERLDLLVERWLLTCYTDNPQLVQVYRDRRFEDYHPLLPWNGEFAGKLMTGGAFCYMLTGDSRLREEMLRIAFDYMGTIGPDGYGGCMPASKRLIGWDTWGMYHCAMGLYKWYQITGDRRLLEGALKIADYMVPIFTDRDIEVKKPYRSNEPGNTEVETSQAFMHILLLLCRETGEPRYMEAARAILEDFSLPYAGDYYRKALEGVDFYRMPKPRWESMHPVQGLAELYFLTGDPSYKEAFCHIWKSIIRTDVHNTGAFSTLEQAVGNPYAEGAIETCCAVAFACVTIDYFRMTGDPLAADWLEIMHTNALLGCQHPGGHWFTYNTPMDGVRKSSYTDIAFQGREGAPDLNCCSVNAPRGIANPAEWAFTERYWMEYCVNWYGPVSASLLGGRWQIDIESDYPFDPRVRLRIQCIDARRDILYFRIPAWSERTRFVIDGEEREVTAGSYHKEKRDWSRGVTIDIEFDFSLWQWTGEKEKEGLVSLYRGPVLLAYDDRFNTVRAEEAAAVTITPGEPERLPEGGLAFASDKGPVILTDFARAGSAGTKYATWLRTARPVRDIASKLRGV is encoded by the coding sequence ATGAATTATAAGACAGACCCCGTGATGAAGCCTTACAGCCGGGCAGCATACCGGTTCGGAGGCATTACCCGAGAGAGGCTGGACCTGCTGGTCGAGCGCTGGCTCCTGACCTGCTACACCGACAACCCCCAGCTGGTGCAGGTGTACCGGGACAGGCGCTTTGAGGACTATCATCCCCTGCTGCCCTGGAACGGCGAATTTGCCGGCAAGCTGATGACAGGCGGAGCCTTTTGCTACATGCTCACCGGCGACTCCCGGCTGCGGGAGGAGATGCTGCGGATAGCCTTTGACTACATGGGCACCATAGGCCCCGACGGCTACGGCGGCTGTATGCCCGCCTCCAAACGGCTCATCGGCTGGGACACCTGGGGCATGTATCACTGCGCCATGGGCCTCTATAAGTGGTATCAGATCACCGGCGACCGGCGGCTCCTGGAAGGGGCTCTGAAGATAGCCGACTACATGGTCCCCATATTCACGGACAGGGATATCGAGGTCAAGAAGCCCTACCGGTCCAATGAGCCCGGCAATACGGAGGTGGAGACCAGCCAGGCCTTTATGCACATCCTGCTGCTCCTCTGCCGCGAGACGGGAGAGCCCCGGTATATGGAGGCGGCCAGAGCCATTCTGGAGGACTTTTCCCTGCCCTACGCCGGCGACTACTACCGGAAGGCGCTGGAGGGCGTGGACTTTTACCGGATGCCCAAGCCCCGCTGGGAGAGCATGCACCCGGTGCAGGGACTGGCGGAGCTCTATTTCCTCACGGGAGACCCCTCCTACAAGGAAGCCTTTTGCCATATCTGGAAGAGCATCATCAGGACCGACGTGCACAACACGGGGGCCTTTTCCACTCTGGAGCAGGCGGTGGGCAACCCCTACGCCGAGGGAGCCATCGAGACCTGCTGCGCGGTGGCCTTTGCCTGCGTGACCATAGACTATTTCCGCATGACCGGAGACCCTCTGGCCGCCGACTGGCTGGAAATCATGCACACCAACGCCCTGCTGGGCTGCCAGCACCCCGGAGGCCACTGGTTCACCTACAACACCCCCATGGACGGTGTGCGCAAGTCCTCCTACACCGACATAGCCTTTCAGGGCCGGGAGGGAGCTCCCGATCTGAACTGCTGCTCGGTGAACGCCCCCAGAGGCATCGCCAACCCCGCCGAGTGGGCCTTTACCGAAAGATACTGGATGGAATACTGCGTCAACTGGTACGGCCCCGTCAGCGCCTCCCTGCTGGGGGGCAGGTGGCAGATAGACATAGAGTCGGACTACCCCTTTGACCCCCGGGTGCGCCTGCGCATACAGTGCATCGACGCCCGCAGGGACATACTCTATTTCCGCATACCCGCCTGGTCGGAGCGCACCCGCTTTGTCATAGACGGAGAAGAGCGGGAGGTGACGGCCGGCTCCTATCACAAGGAAAAGAGGGACTGGTCCCGGGGAGTCACCATAGACATAGAATTCGATTTTTCGCTGTGGCAGTGGACCGGCGAGAAGGAAAAGGAGGGTCTGGTGAGCCTGTACAGAGGCCCGGTGCTCCTGGCCTATGACGACCGGTTCAACACGGTCCGGGCGGAAGAGGCGGCTGCGGTCACCATCACCCCCGGCGAGCCTGAGAGGCTGCCGGAGGGAGGCCTGGCCTTTGCTTCGGACAAGGGCCCCGTGATCCTCACGGATTTTGCCCGGGCGGGTAGCGCCGGCACCAAATATGCCACCTGGCTCAGGACGGCCCGCCCCGTCAGAGATATAGCGTCAAAATTGAGAGGTGTGTGA
- a CDS encoding alpha-L-fucosidase, producing the protein MMDKLILMLLLSLLVCGGALAQKMQRAEWMSGRYGMMTHWFVYTPEGTAAEKTAYFDRRINDFDIDGYLKQFDESGAQWLCFTLCQNNGYWNTRSEYLEKYLPGHIPQKDLALEIARRVKKRGKRFLLYIAGSPVDFPAHSMEAASAFGWEPGTDISEAPEFEARWLDYLASLSRHFGTLCDGWWIDGLYPHVHKGKWHFDRWQEALRAGNPRSAVALSDAGFCVGKLTNLCPGNDYFAGETHLIEDGNIRIDNMIGGADSYGEGKLFHLVDGKARREGVDPAFFTPASKYIDGTQLHCLMALDLPFSPMPTEWVSYPREELLKFVRNMTRVGGAVTINVPIDDNGHIPQGSIDKLSFLSDNLVDTREPAGERRAEWMAGGYGLMNHWFMYPDLEKPQGTQAEKKAWFDSMVNAFDVEGYMRQFDESGADWLCFTLSQSNGWWNTRCSYFEKYMPDQMPDRDLALEIAKQVKKRGKHFILYIAGNPLGIDQFSPKAARIFGWDPDTELTECEEFEPRWLEYIASLSEHFGTLCDGWWIDGLYENVHKGKWHFDKWFEAFRKGNPRSAVALSDAGFCVGILTNLCPGNDYFAGETHLIEDGCIRIDPLILYPEDYGEGKPIHLEEGKVRLTGQRPRFFFPACQYIDGTQLHSLLALDQPFSSLPTAWVSHSPEELLKFVQNMKNARGAVTINLPIENNGHIPQKSLDKLIYLKEHLK; encoded by the coding sequence ATGATGGACAAGCTGATACTGATGCTGCTTTTGAGCCTGCTGGTCTGCGGAGGCGCCCTGGCCCAGAAGATGCAGAGAGCCGAATGGATGTCGGGCCGCTACGGCATGATGACCCATTGGTTCGTGTATACGCCGGAGGGGACCGCCGCCGAAAAGACCGCCTATTTTGACCGGCGCATCAACGACTTTGACATAGACGGCTACCTGAAGCAGTTTGACGAGTCGGGAGCCCAATGGCTGTGCTTTACCCTGTGCCAGAACAACGGCTACTGGAACACCCGGTCGGAATATCTGGAAAAATATCTGCCCGGCCACATACCCCAGAAGGACCTGGCCCTGGAGATAGCCCGGCGGGTGAAGAAAAGGGGCAAACGCTTTTTGCTGTATATAGCAGGCTCCCCGGTGGACTTCCCGGCCCATTCCATGGAGGCGGCCTCCGCCTTTGGCTGGGAGCCGGGCACCGACATCTCGGAAGCGCCGGAATTTGAAGCCCGGTGGCTGGATTATCTGGCCTCTCTCTCCCGGCATTTCGGCACCCTGTGCGACGGCTGGTGGATAGACGGCCTGTATCCCCACGTGCACAAGGGCAAGTGGCATTTTGACCGGTGGCAGGAAGCCCTGCGGGCAGGCAATCCCCGGAGCGCCGTGGCCCTGTCGGACGCCGGCTTTTGCGTGGGCAAGCTGACCAACCTGTGCCCCGGCAACGACTATTTCGCCGGAGAGACCCACCTCATAGAGGACGGCAATATACGCATAGACAACATGATAGGCGGCGCCGACTCCTACGGCGAGGGCAAGCTGTTCCATCTGGTGGATGGCAAGGCCCGCCGGGAGGGCGTGGACCCGGCCTTCTTCACCCCCGCCTCGAAATATATAGACGGGACGCAGCTCCACTGCCTCATGGCTCTGGACCTGCCCTTCAGCCCCATGCCCACGGAATGGGTGTCCTACCCCCGGGAGGAGCTGCTGAAATTTGTGCGCAATATGACCCGGGTGGGCGGCGCCGTGACCATCAACGTGCCCATCGACGACAACGGGCACATACCTCAGGGGAGCATAGACAAGCTGTCCTTTTTGTCGGACAATCTCGTCGATACCCGCGAGCCTGCCGGAGAGCGCAGAGCAGAGTGGATGGCGGGAGGCTACGGCCTCATGAACCACTGGTTCATGTATCCGGACCTGGAGAAGCCCCAGGGGACCCAGGCGGAAAAGAAGGCCTGGTTCGACAGCATGGTGAACGCTTTTGACGTGGAGGGCTACATGCGGCAGTTTGACGAGTCCGGCGCCGACTGGCTGTGCTTTACCCTGTCCCAGAGCAACGGCTGGTGGAACACCCGCTGCTCCTACTTTGAGAAGTATATGCCGGACCAGATGCCCGACAGGGACCTGGCCCTGGAGATAGCCAAGCAGGTCAAGAAGAGAGGCAAGCATTTCATACTGTATATCGCCGGCAACCCTCTGGGCATCGATCAGTTTTCACCCAAGGCCGCCCGGATATTCGGCTGGGACCCGGACACGGAGCTCACCGAATGCGAGGAGTTTGAGCCCCGGTGGCTGGAATACATCGCCTCTCTGTCGGAGCACTTCGGCACCCTGTGCGACGGCTGGTGGATAGACGGCCTTTACGAAAACGTCCACAAGGGCAAGTGGCACTTTGACAAGTGGTTCGAGGCCTTCCGGAAGGGCAACCCCCGGAGCGCCGTGGCCCTGTCCGACGCCGGCTTCTGCGTAGGCATCCTGACCAACCTGTGCCCCGGCAACGACTACTTTGCCGGAGAGACCCACCTCATAGAGGACGGCTGCATCCGCATAGACCCCCTGATCCTGTATCCGGAGGACTACGGCGAGGGCAAGCCCATACATCTGGAGGAGGGCAAGGTGCGCCTGACGGGCCAGAGGCCCCGGTTCTTTTTCCCTGCCTGCCAATACATAGACGGCACGCAGCTCCACAGCCTGCTGGCCCTGGACCAGCCCTTTTCGTCGCTGCCCACAGCATGGGTGTCCCACTCCCCGGAGGAGCTGCTGAAATTCGTGCAGAACATGAAGAACGCCCGGGGCGCCGTGACCATCAATCTGCCCATAGAAAACAACGGGCACATCCCGCAGAAAAGTCTGGACAAGCTGATATATCTGAAAGAACATCTGAAATGA